From the Paludibacterium paludis genome, one window contains:
- a CDS encoding DUF4936 family protein — protein MKRNVYIYYRLTGIDSPDAETLKAMQAWLAEHGGVRGRLMRKCDDATTWMEVYEGIADQEAFAAALSDALRRHGIGKEGRHIEWFVENTD, from the coding sequence ATGAAGCGCAATGTTTACATCTACTACCGGCTGACAGGCATCGACAGCCCCGATGCCGAGACACTCAAGGCGATGCAGGCTTGGCTGGCCGAACACGGCGGCGTGCGTGGAAGACTGATGCGAAAATGCGATGACGCGACAACGTGGATGGAGGTTTACGAAGGGATCGCGGACCAGGAGGCCTTTGCCGCCGCCTTGTCCGACGCGCTAAGGCGTCACGGCATCGGCAAGGAAGGACGGCATATCGAATGGTTTGTAGAAAATACCGACTAA
- a CDS encoding prephenate dehydrogenase codes for MPQGIKTLAVVGVGLIGGSFALSLKKAGLVERVVGVGRSLENLERALELGVVDAITRDAAEAAAEADVVFLATPVGQMERVLRAMAPVLAAGTLVTDAGSTKSDVVALFRACLPTHLRWCVPAHPIAGAEMSGAAAARYGLFENRDVILTPLPESDADSSERVAALWKACGAHLHCLTPAGHDAVFASVSHLPHLLAFAYVDMIAGMPDARTRFDFAATGFRDFTRIAGSSPEMWRDIALANRDALLGELSAYRSALDAMVLEIERGEGGALAERFTRAREARHNWYQSFLKKG; via the coding sequence GTGCCGCAGGGAATCAAGACCTTGGCGGTCGTCGGTGTCGGGTTGATCGGCGGATCGTTTGCGTTGTCGCTGAAAAAGGCAGGTCTGGTGGAGAGGGTTGTCGGCGTGGGCCGCAGCCTGGAAAACCTGGAGCGTGCCTTGGAATTGGGCGTGGTTGACGCGATTACCCGTGATGCCGCCGAGGCGGCCGCGGAGGCCGACGTTGTTTTTCTGGCGACTCCGGTCGGTCAGATGGAGCGCGTGCTGCGGGCGATGGCGCCCGTTTTGGCGGCAGGTACGCTGGTGACCGATGCGGGCAGTACCAAATCCGATGTGGTGGCGCTGTTCCGCGCCTGCTTGCCGACGCATTTGCGCTGGTGTGTGCCGGCCCATCCGATTGCCGGCGCGGAAATGTCGGGCGCCGCCGCCGCGCGTTATGGCCTGTTCGAGAATCGCGATGTGATCCTGACGCCGCTCCCTGAAAGCGATGCGGATTCCAGCGAGCGCGTTGCCGCGCTCTGGAAGGCCTGCGGCGCGCACCTGCACTGCCTGACGCCGGCCGGACACGATGCCGTCTTTGCCTCGGTCAGTCATTTGCCCCATCTTCTGGCCTTCGCTTATGTTGACATGATTGCGGGTATGCCGGATGCGCGGACCCGTTTCGATTTCGCGGCGACAGGATTCCGCGATTTTACGCGCATTGCCGGCAGCTCTCCCGAAATGTGGCGGGATATCGCCCTCGCGAACCGGGACGCCCTGCTTGGCGAGCTGTCCGCCTATCGCTCCGCGCTTGACGCGATGGTGTTGGAGATCGAGCGCGGCGAGGGCGGGGCCCTTGCCGAACGTTTTACCCGCGCTCGGGAGGCGCGCCACAACTGGTATCAGTCGTTTCTGAAAAAGGGGTGA
- a CDS encoding phosphoribosyl-ATP pyrophosphohydrolase — protein sequence MSDFFALRRDFMRRFDMPVPAQPGHRETTLAMWETMVGEEWREFTDALAAFKDMAASGDEATRVEAMAELTAEGVDLLNVLTGLLLSQGMPVEAMTQAIHEANLRKCQDGKVVKRADGKILKPPGWEPADKLAVIAHALRSPLTPFSETTDTSCGAPPERG from the coding sequence ATGAGTGATTTTTTCGCTTTGCGCCGTGACTTCATGCGGCGCTTTGACATGCCGGTTCCCGCACAACCCGGTCATCGGGAAACAACGCTGGCGATGTGGGAAACCATGGTCGGGGAAGAATGGCGGGAGTTCACCGATGCCCTTGCCGCCTTCAAGGACATGGCCGCGTCTGGCGATGAAGCGACCAGAGTGGAGGCGATGGCGGAACTGACGGCCGAAGGCGTGGATTTGCTCAATGTCCTGACCGGTCTGCTCCTCTCCCAGGGCATGCCCGTCGAGGCGATGACCCAGGCCATTCACGAAGCCAACCTGCGCAAATGTCAGGATGGCAAGGTCGTCAAACGCGCGGACGGTAAAATCCTGAAACCTCCCGGCTGGGAGCCCGCTGACAAGCTCGCGGTCATCGCGCACGCGCTGCGCTCGCCGCTCACCCCTTTTTCAGAAACGACTGATACCAGTTGTGGCGCGCCTCCCGAGCGCGGGTAA
- a CDS encoding GNAT family N-acetyltransferase, with product MSHGLPEFVVRQAEPDDADRIAELYTQLTGNPGVRVLPARIASLGQDANARLFVCEYLGEVCGTALVALCADAMFGRQPFGVVENVVVDDALRGKGVGSLLLRHAEAFCLASDCSKMMLMSGRERDDAHRFFEAAGFTGAVKRAFVKYRRDMALRIDAQAEAEPV from the coding sequence ATGAGCCATGGTTTGCCGGAGTTCGTTGTGCGTCAGGCGGAACCTGACGATGCCGATCGTATCGCGGAACTGTATACCCAATTGACGGGAAATCCCGGTGTGCGAGTGTTGCCCGCCCGCATCGCCAGCCTGGGCCAGGATGCCAATGCCAGGCTTTTCGTGTGCGAGTACCTGGGCGAGGTGTGCGGCACCGCGCTGGTCGCGCTGTGCGCCGATGCGATGTTCGGGCGTCAACCGTTCGGTGTGGTGGAAAATGTGGTGGTGGACGATGCCTTGCGCGGCAAGGGTGTCGGTTCGCTCCTGCTCAGGCACGCCGAGGCTTTTTGCCTGGCTTCGGATTGCTCGAAAATGATGCTGATGAGCGGTCGAGAACGGGATGACGCTCATCGCTTCTTCGAGGCCGCCGGATTCACCGGCGCTGTCAAGCGGGCCTTCGTGAAATACCGGCGCGACATGGCGTTGCGCATCGATGCGCAGGCCGAAGCCGAGCCGGTCTGA
- the aroA gene encoding 3-phosphoshikimate 1-carboxyvinyltransferase, protein MEQLTLPSVAGLAGDLTLPGSKSISNRILLLAALSRGETLVRGLLDADDIRYMLKALTTLGVGITQHNESRDFLVRGAEGRFPARQAELFLGNAGTAFRPLTAALALGDGHYVLDGVPRMRERPIGDLVDALRLAGADIRYTGMEGYPPLAIAPGKKVERAEIPVRGNVSSQFLTALLMALPLCGRECVVTVEGELISRPYIEITLNLMRRFGIEVVTLDAQRFLVPAGSYRSPGEIRVEGDASSASYFLAAGALGKGPVRVHGVGRDSIQGDVRFAEALAMMGAEVRLGDDWIEASGNGRLKAIDADMNAIPDAAMTLAVAALAADGTTTLRNIASWRVKETDRLTAMATELRKLGAIVEEGADFLSITPPARLIPNVAIDTYDDHRMAMCFSLVSLLGVPVTINDPGCVAKTFPDYFDRFAALRGR, encoded by the coding sequence ATGGAACAATTGACTCTCCCATCCGTCGCCGGTCTGGCCGGCGACCTGACCCTCCCGGGCTCCAAAAGCATTTCCAACCGCATCCTGCTGCTGGCCGCCCTGTCGCGGGGAGAGACCCTGGTGCGCGGCCTGCTCGACGCCGACGATATCCGTTACATGCTCAAGGCGCTGACAACGCTCGGTGTCGGCATAACGCAACACAACGAAAGCCGGGATTTTCTGGTGCGCGGTGCGGAAGGTCGCTTCCCGGCCCGCCAGGCGGAGCTTTTCCTGGGCAACGCCGGCACCGCATTCCGTCCCCTGACCGCCGCACTGGCGCTTGGCGACGGGCACTACGTCCTCGACGGCGTGCCGCGCATGCGGGAGAGGCCGATCGGCGATCTGGTCGATGCCTTGCGCCTTGCCGGCGCGGACATCCGCTACACGGGCATGGAAGGTTATCCGCCACTCGCCATCGCACCGGGCAAAAAAGTGGAGCGCGCCGAGATTCCGGTCAGGGGCAACGTGTCCAGCCAGTTTCTCACCGCCTTGCTGATGGCGTTGCCCCTGTGCGGGCGCGAATGCGTGGTGACCGTGGAGGGCGAGCTGATTTCCCGCCCTTACATCGAGATCACCCTCAATCTGATGCGGCGCTTCGGCATTGAGGTCGTTACGCTGGATGCGCAACGTTTCCTCGTTCCGGCCGGCAGCTACCGGTCTCCCGGCGAGATCCGCGTGGAGGGCGATGCGTCCAGCGCCTCATACTTCCTGGCCGCCGGCGCGCTGGGGAAAGGACCGGTGCGGGTTCACGGCGTCGGCCGCGACAGCATCCAGGGCGATGTGCGCTTCGCCGAGGCGCTCGCCATGATGGGCGCGGAGGTGCGCCTGGGCGACGACTGGATCGAGGCGTCGGGCAACGGGCGGCTCAAGGCCATCGACGCCGACATGAATGCCATCCCGGACGCGGCCATGACACTGGCCGTGGCGGCGCTGGCCGCCGACGGCACCACAACGCTGCGCAATATCGCCAGTTGGCGGGTCAAGGAGACCGACCGCCTGACCGCCATGGCCACCGAGCTTCGCAAACTCGGCGCGATCGTGGAGGAAGGGGCCGACTTCCTGAGCATCACGCCGCCGGCCAGGCTGATTCCGAATGTCGCGATCGACACCTATGACGATCACCGCATGGCGATGTGCTTCTCGCTGGTGAGCCTGCTTGGCGTGCCGGTCACCATCAACGATCCGGGATGCGTCGCCAAGACCTTCCCCGACTATTTCGACCGCTTCGCCGCGCTGCGCGGCCGGTGA
- the cmk gene encoding (d)CMP kinase gives MTVPVITLDGPSASGKGSVASLVASRLGFHYLDSGSLYRLVALLALRRGVALDDAAALASLALTLPVRFTGGRIVAEGDDVSDALRAEEVGNGASKVGALPEVRAALLERQRAFAVEPGLVTDGRDMGSVVFPDAALKVFLTADAAVRADRRYKQLIGKGESANLAQITQDIIERDARDAARAVAPLRQEPDAMLLDTSAMTIDEAVDQVAQWYASRRSSGL, from the coding sequence ATGACCGTACCCGTCATTACCCTGGATGGCCCTTCCGCATCGGGAAAGGGCTCCGTGGCTTCGCTGGTGGCCTCCCGGCTCGGATTCCATTACCTGGATTCCGGCAGCCTCTATCGCCTGGTGGCGCTGCTTGCCCTGCGCCGCGGGGTTGCGCTGGACGACGCGGCGGCGCTGGCTTCGCTTGCGCTGACGCTGCCGGTGCGTTTCACGGGAGGGCGCATCGTGGCCGAAGGCGATGATGTGTCCGACGCGTTGCGTGCCGAAGAGGTCGGCAACGGCGCGTCGAAAGTGGGCGCCCTTCCCGAAGTACGCGCCGCGCTTCTCGAGCGACAGCGGGCATTTGCCGTCGAACCAGGCCTCGTCACGGACGGACGCGACATGGGGTCGGTGGTCTTCCCCGATGCCGCTCTGAAGGTGTTTCTGACCGCGGACGCCGCGGTTCGCGCGGATAGGCGCTATAAGCAGTTGATCGGCAAGGGAGAATCTGCTAACCTCGCACAAATTACGCAGGACATCATTGAACGGGACGCGCGTGACGCGGCCCGGGCGGTGGCGCCCTTGCGTCAAGAGCCGGATGCCATGCTGCTGGATACCTCTGCCATGACAATCGACGAGGCTGTCGACCAGGTCGCTCAGTGGTACGCCAGTCGGCGGTCATCCGGTTTGTGA
- the rpsA gene encoding 30S ribosomal protein S1, translating into MTTLAMENFAQLFEESLTLHDMRVGEVITAEVVAVDSNFVTVNAGLKSESLINVDEFKNDKGEVEVAVGDFVTVAIDALENGFGETKLSREKAKRLAAWIELEEALESGKILSGLISGKVKGGLTVMVNGIRAFLPGSLVDVRPVKDTTPYENKQVEFKVIKLDRKRNNVVVSRRAVLEETLGEERKALLETLKEGAVVKGIVKNITDYGAFVDLGGIDGLLHITDLAWRRVKHPSEVLAVGDEVEAKVLKFDQEKNRVSLGLKQLGEDPWVGLSRRYPSGTRLFGKVTNLTDYGSFVEIEQGIEGLVHVSEMDWTNKNVHPSKVVQVGDEVEVMILEIDEDRRRISLGMKQCMANPWDEFAQNFKKGDKLKGAIKSITDFGVFVGLPGGIDGLVHLSDLSWSEAGEEAVRKFKKGDEVEAVVLSIDVEKERISLGIKQLEGDPFNNFVAMNDKGSMVKGTVKAIDPKGAVILLDSDVEGYLRASEISRDRVEDIRTHLKEGDEVETMIIAVDRKSRSISLSIKARDAQEENAALKGLQSENVSAGTTNLGALLKAKLSSGSNE; encoded by the coding sequence ATGACTACCCTCGCTATGGAAAACTTTGCCCAGCTGTTCGAAGAAAGCCTGACCCTTCACGATATGCGCGTGGGCGAAGTGATCACTGCCGAAGTCGTGGCGGTTGATTCCAACTTTGTAACCGTCAATGCCGGTCTGAAGTCCGAATCCCTCATCAACGTCGACGAATTCAAGAACGACAAGGGCGAAGTCGAAGTCGCCGTTGGCGATTTCGTTACCGTCGCTATCGATGCCCTGGAAAACGGCTTCGGCGAAACCAAGCTGTCCCGCGAGAAGGCCAAGCGCCTGGCGGCCTGGATCGAGCTGGAAGAGGCGCTCGAATCCGGCAAGATCCTGTCCGGCCTGATCAGCGGCAAGGTCAAGGGCGGCCTGACCGTCATGGTCAACGGCATCCGCGCGTTCCTGCCGGGCTCCCTGGTCGACGTGCGTCCGGTGAAAGACACCACCCCGTACGAAAACAAGCAGGTCGAATTCAAGGTCATCAAGCTGGACCGCAAGCGCAACAACGTTGTCGTATCGCGTCGCGCCGTTCTGGAAGAGACCCTGGGCGAAGAGCGCAAGGCTCTGCTGGAAACCCTCAAGGAAGGTGCCGTCGTCAAGGGTATCGTCAAGAACATCACCGACTACGGTGCGTTCGTTGACCTGGGCGGCATCGATGGTCTGCTGCACATCACCGACCTGGCATGGCGCCGCGTCAAGCACCCGTCCGAAGTCCTCGCCGTCGGCGACGAAGTCGAAGCCAAGGTGCTCAAGTTCGATCAGGAAAAGAACCGCGTATCCCTCGGCCTCAAGCAGCTGGGCGAGGATCCGTGGGTCGGCCTGTCCCGTCGCTATCCGTCGGGCACCCGCCTGTTCGGCAAGGTGACCAACCTGACCGACTACGGTTCCTTCGTGGAAATCGAGCAGGGTATCGAAGGTCTGGTGCACGTTTCCGAAATGGACTGGACGAACAAGAACGTTCATCCGTCCAAGGTTGTTCAAGTTGGCGACGAAGTCGAAGTCATGATCCTCGAGATCGACGAAGACCGCCGTCGTATCAGCCTGGGCATGAAGCAGTGCATGGCCAATCCGTGGGACGAATTCGCCCAGAACTTCAAGAAGGGCGACAAGCTCAAGGGCGCGATCAAGTCGATCACCGACTTTGGCGTGTTCGTCGGCCTGCCGGGCGGCATCGACGGTCTGGTTCACCTGTCCGACCTGTCCTGGAGCGAAGCCGGCGAAGAAGCCGTTCGCAAGTTCAAGAAGGGTGACGAGGTCGAAGCCGTTGTCCTGTCGATCGACGTCGAGAAGGAACGCATCTCCCTGGGCATCAAGCAGCTCGAAGGCGATCCGTTCAACAACTTCGTCGCCATGAACGACAAGGGCTCCATGGTCAAGGGCACCGTCAAGGCCATCGATCCCAAAGGTGCAGTCATCCTGCTCGACAGCGATGTTGAAGGCTATCTGCGCGCTTCCGAAATCTCGCGCGACCGCGTGGAAGACATTCGCACCCACCTGAAGGAAGGTGACGAAGTCGAAACCATGATCATCGCTGTGGATCGCAAGAGCCGCTCCATCAGCCTGTCGATCAAGGCTCGCGACGCCCAGGAAGAAAACGCCGCCCTGAAGGGCCTGCAGTCCGAAAACGTGTCTGCCGGTACCACCAACCTCGGCGCGCTTCTGAAGGCGAAGCTGTCCTCCGGTAGCAACGAGTAA
- a CDS encoding integration host factor subunit beta, whose product MTKSELIARLADRLAERNSQLVYKDAELAVKTILDAMAGSLSRGQRIEIRGFGSFDLNYRPPRVGRNPKSGNSVSVPEKYVPHFKAGKELRERVDLSLMAETGIKVVL is encoded by the coding sequence ATGACCAAGTCTGAGCTGATTGCGAGGCTGGCAGACAGACTTGCCGAGCGCAATTCTCAGTTGGTCTACAAGGACGCTGAGCTGGCCGTCAAAACCATTCTGGATGCGATGGCCGGCAGCTTGTCCCGGGGGCAGCGCATTGAGATACGCGGCTTCGGAAGTTTCGATCTGAACTACCGTCCGCCGCGTGTCGGCCGCAACCCCAAGTCAGGCAACAGCGTCTCCGTTCCTGAGAAATATGTGCCGCATTTCAAGGCCGGCAAGGAACTGCGCGAACGTGTCGATCTGTCGCTGATGGCGGAGACCGGCATCAAGGTGGTTCTTTAG
- a CDS encoding LapA family protein has protein sequence MRYLVRIVEIVLLILLVAITVQNSHNVEFRLFLGQSWNAPLIVFLLLFFVAGAAVGLMAAFTYYLRMRRELGRLKKELRQKNASRVLSDPSDAIAD, from the coding sequence ATGCGCTATCTCGTGCGGATTGTTGAAATCGTCCTGCTCATCCTGCTCGTCGCCATTACGGTGCAGAACAGCCATAATGTCGAGTTCCGGCTGTTTCTCGGACAATCCTGGAATGCGCCGCTGATTGTTTTCCTGCTGCTGTTTTTCGTGGCGGGCGCCGCTGTCGGCCTGATGGCGGCCTTCACCTATTATCTGCGGATGCGACGCGAGCTTGGGCGCCTGAAAAAGGAGCTCAGACAAAAGAACGCATCGCGCGTGCTCTCCGACCCGAGCGACGCCATCGCCGACTGA
- the lapB gene encoding lipopolysaccharide assembly protein LapB, which yields MDLDLWWLLLLPAFFLLGWLAARVDMRAVLTQAKSVPAGFFRGLDALVDDKTDVAARALAEVARAQQSSLELPMTLGKLYRKRGENDRAIRLHQSMLDSSDLPAEHRDSVLFELARDFRKAGLVDRAEEILLKLLDGNMALNARRELLNIYQQDRDWSKAIDTARALRSDAHSFQHEVAQFHCELAQGELFRSNLEVARDLVDKALHANRKCVRANLLKGDIAFTEERYEEAIDAWQGIENQNYEYLSMAAERLFDAYEKLGKPAEGIALLRGYQKTFPQLDLTDLLYQKIATYEGEARALEAARESVYARPTLSGVYRLIEAQMTGMSPEGRMDAEVARAVLQKHALRLLMHRCKCCNFRSRAFFWHCPACGEWESFTPNRSETH from the coding sequence TTGGATCTGGATCTTTGGTGGCTGCTGCTCTTGCCAGCCTTTTTCCTGCTGGGCTGGTTGGCCGCGCGCGTGGACATGCGCGCCGTACTGACACAGGCCAAGAGTGTTCCCGCCGGTTTTTTCCGCGGGCTCGATGCCCTGGTCGACGATAAAACCGATGTGGCGGCGCGAGCGCTGGCCGAAGTGGCGAGGGCCCAGCAGTCCTCGCTCGAATTGCCGATGACACTCGGCAAGCTCTATCGCAAGCGGGGCGAGAACGACCGCGCCATCCGTCTGCACCAGTCGATGCTCGATTCGAGCGACTTGCCCGCCGAACATCGCGACAGCGTGCTGTTCGAGCTGGCGAGGGATTTTCGCAAGGCGGGACTGGTCGATCGGGCGGAAGAAATCCTCCTGAAACTCCTCGATGGCAATATGGCGTTGAACGCGCGCCGCGAATTGCTCAACATTTACCAGCAGGACCGCGACTGGAGCAAGGCCATCGACACGGCCCGGGCATTGCGCAGCGATGCCCATTCGTTCCAGCACGAGGTTGCCCAGTTCCACTGTGAGCTGGCCCAGGGTGAGCTGTTCCGCTCCAACCTCGAGGTGGCGCGCGACTTGGTCGACAAAGCTCTTCATGCCAATCGAAAATGTGTTCGCGCCAACTTGTTGAAAGGCGATATCGCCTTTACCGAGGAGCGCTACGAAGAAGCGATCGACGCCTGGCAGGGCATCGAGAACCAGAATTACGAATACCTGAGCATGGCGGCCGAACGGTTGTTCGACGCCTATGAAAAACTGGGCAAGCCGGCCGAAGGGATCGCCTTGCTGCGCGGTTATCAGAAGACCTTCCCGCAGCTGGATCTGACGGATCTGCTCTACCAGAAGATCGCAACCTACGAGGGCGAAGCCAGGGCGCTGGAAGCGGCGCGCGAAAGCGTTTATGCCCGTCCCACCCTGTCCGGCGTGTATCGTCTGATCGAGGCGCAAATGACGGGGATGTCGCCGGAGGGCCGCATGGACGCCGAGGTGGCCCGGGCCGTGCTGCAAAAGCATGCGCTGCGTCTCTTGATGCACCGGTGCAAGTGCTGCAATTTCCGTTCGCGCGCTTTTTTCTGGCATTGCCCCGCGTGCGGCGAATGGGAAAGTTTTACCCCGAACCGATCCGAAACCCATTGA
- the pyrF gene encoding orotidine-5'-phosphate decarboxylase → MNPLAAPGFASTTTSPVIVALDFADPNSALAFAARLDPSQCRVKVGKELFTASGRSLIDALVARGFQVFLDLKFHDIPNTVAQACKMAAESGVWMVNVHASGGRRMMETAREGLAHYSQRPLLIAVTVLTSMEAGDLAEVGIAVPPAEHVLRLASLTRDCGLDGVVCSALEAPLLKSELGAAFRLVTPGIRLSDSAADDQRRVMTPVSALAAGADYLVIGRPITRADAPLDVLYKINRDISLYQAEHS, encoded by the coding sequence ATGAACCCACTTGCCGCCCCTGGTTTTGCCTCCACCACGACGTCGCCCGTGATTGTGGCGCTGGATTTCGCCGATCCGAACAGCGCGCTGGCGTTCGCCGCGCGTCTGGATCCATCCCAGTGCCGGGTGAAGGTGGGAAAGGAGCTGTTCACCGCTTCGGGCCGCTCGCTGATCGACGCGCTGGTCGCCCGGGGGTTTCAGGTGTTTCTGGATCTCAAGTTTCACGACATTCCCAATACCGTCGCCCAGGCCTGCAAGATGGCCGCCGAGTCCGGCGTCTGGATGGTGAATGTGCATGCCAGCGGCGGGCGTCGCATGATGGAAACCGCTCGCGAGGGTCTGGCGCATTACAGCCAGCGACCCTTGCTGATCGCCGTGACGGTGCTGACCAGCATGGAGGCGGGCGATCTGGCCGAAGTCGGCATCGCCGTTCCTCCTGCCGAGCATGTGCTGCGCCTTGCCTCCCTGACCCGCGATTGCGGTCTGGACGGCGTGGTGTGCTCCGCCCTGGAAGCGCCCTTGCTCAAGAGCGAGCTGGGGGCTGCGTTCCGGCTGGTGACCCCGGGAATCCGGCTGTCCGATAGCGCGGCCGACGACCAGCGTCGCGTGATGACGCCGGTGTCGGCCCTGGCCGCCGGCGCCGATTATCTGGTGATCGGCAGGCCGATCACCCGCGCTGACGCCCCGCTTGACGTGCTCTACAAGATCAATCGCGACATTTCCCTTTATCAGGCTGAACACTCATGA
- a CDS encoding UDP-glucose dehydrogenase family protein has translation MKITVIGSGYVGLVTGTCLAEMGNQVCCLDVDPAKIAILRQGGIPIYEPGLDEMVKRNVAAGRLSFTTDVAESVAFGDIQFIAVGTPPDEDGSADLQYVLAAARNIAEHMDDYKVVVDKSTVPVGTADKVRDTIAATLARRGADIPFSVVSNPEFLKEGAAIEDFMKPDRVVVGAEDERAIDVMRRLYSPFQRNHDRILFMDVRSAELTKYAANAMLATRISFMNELANLAETLGADIELVRRGIGSDPRIGYHFLYPGAGYGGSCFPKDVKALVSIGKENGHPLRVLAAVEAANDAQKLRLVDKVVARFGEDLSGRRFTIWGLAFKPNTDDMREASSRVIIRELVRRGASVAAFDPVASHEASRVLEDVAGVDFAEDMMDALDGADALLIVTEWKQFRSPDFEQIRARLKAPVIIDGRNMYDPAWVRGLGFDYLAIGR, from the coding sequence ATGAAAATCACCGTTATCGGCTCCGGCTATGTGGGCCTTGTAACCGGAACCTGCCTTGCCGAAATGGGCAACCAGGTGTGTTGTCTGGATGTCGATCCGGCCAAGATCGCCATCTTGCGCCAGGGCGGTATCCCTATCTACGAGCCGGGCCTTGACGAAATGGTCAAGCGCAACGTGGCAGCCGGCCGCCTGTCGTTCACCACGGATGTGGCGGAGTCGGTGGCTTTTGGCGACATCCAGTTCATCGCCGTGGGTACGCCCCCGGACGAAGACGGCTCGGCGGATCTGCAGTATGTTCTGGCGGCCGCCCGCAACATCGCCGAGCACATGGACGACTACAAGGTGGTGGTCGACAAATCCACCGTTCCGGTGGGCACCGCCGACAAGGTCCGCGATACCATTGCCGCGACCCTGGCCCGGCGCGGCGCGGACATTCCGTTCAGCGTGGTGTCCAATCCGGAATTCCTCAAGGAAGGCGCGGCCATCGAGGACTTCATGAAGCCCGATCGTGTTGTGGTCGGCGCCGAGGACGAGAGGGCGATCGACGTGATGCGCCGCCTTTATTCCCCGTTCCAGCGTAACCACGACCGTATCCTGTTCATGGATGTGCGCTCGGCCGAACTGACCAAGTACGCGGCCAACGCCATGCTGGCCACACGCATTTCGTTCATGAACGAACTGGCCAACCTCGCCGAGACACTGGGGGCCGATATCGAGCTTGTGCGCCGTGGCATCGGTTCCGATCCGCGCATCGGCTATCACTTCCTGTATCCCGGCGCCGGATACGGCGGCTCGTGCTTCCCCAAGGACGTGAAGGCCCTGGTGAGCATCGGCAAGGAAAACGGCCATCCGCTGCGTGTCCTTGCCGCCGTGGAAGCGGCGAACGATGCCCAAAAGCTGCGTCTCGTGGACAAAGTCGTCGCCCGCTTCGGCGAGGATCTTTCCGGGCGCCGTTTCACGATCTGGGGCCTGGCCTTCAAACCCAATACCGATGATATGCGCGAGGCTTCGTCGCGGGTGATCATTCGCGAGCTTGTCCGTCGCGGCGCGAGCGTTGCGGCTTTCGACCCGGTCGCCTCTCACGAGGCCAGCCGGGTGCTGGAGGACGTCGCTGGCGTGGATTTCGCCGAGGACATGATGGATGCCCTGGACGGCGCGGACGCCCTTTTGATCGTGACCGAATGGAAGCAGTTCCGCAGCCCCGATTTCGAACAGATCCGCGCGCGTCTGAAAGCGCCGGTGATCATCGACGGACGCAATATGTACGATCCGGCCTGGGTGCGCGGATTGGGATTCGATTATCTGGCGATCGGACGCTGA